The following coding sequences lie in one Leptospira stimsonii genomic window:
- a CDS encoding tetratricopeptide repeat protein → MNPIYLQSFGESEEAKKHFLKAYDYQTKGNLKLASLHYRKSISAKPTAEAWTFLGWSYSLAGKLDRAIEFCKKAIETDSSLGNPFNDIGVYLLQQKRYEEALPWFEKAKFAPRYEVPVYPYFNAGSCLEILGHIELARLEYEKAVQIQPNYPPANLALKRIYVRYN, encoded by the coding sequence ATGAATCCAATCTACTTACAATCGTTCGGAGAATCGGAAGAAGCAAAGAAACATTTTTTGAAGGCCTATGATTATCAAACCAAAGGCAATCTGAAATTAGCTTCCTTGCATTATCGAAAGTCTATTTCTGCTAAACCGACTGCGGAAGCATGGACTTTTTTAGGATGGTCTTATTCCCTTGCCGGAAAATTGGATCGCGCCATCGAATTTTGTAAGAAAGCGATCGAGACCGATTCCAGTCTTGGGAATCCTTTCAACGATATAGGCGTTTATCTTCTTCAACAAAAACGGTATGAAGAAGCGCTTCCTTGGTTTGAGAAAGCGAAGTTCGCTCCTCGATACGAGGTCCCGGTTTATCCTTATTTCAACGCAGGTTCTTGTCTGGAAATTTTAGGTCACATTGAACTGGCTCGTCTCGAATACGAAAAAGCAGTTCAGATTCAGCCGAATTATCCTCCGGCTAATCTCGCTCTCAAGAGAATCTACGTTCGCTACAACTAG